ACTCCATAGCTAAAAATAACCATAGCTAAAAACTCGTAGCTAAAAACATCCATAGCTAAAATTTTCTGTAGCTACACATATCCGTAGCTAAAAACAAGCGTAGCTTAAAACAATCGTAGCTAAAAGTTTCCGTAGCTAAAAACCCATAGCAAAATTTCGTAGCAAGCTTTTTCATAGCAAATTCGTGGCTAAATTACCGACGTCATTTTTTATAGCTAAATTCATCGCAAACAAAATTTCCTTAGCTAAAGTTCGTAACAAATAAATTCGCGACGGGACTTGTAGCTACGAACCAAATCCGTAGCAAATTCGTAGCAAAAAGGGTGTTTGCTACGGATTTGCTACGACTTTGGCTGTAGCTAGGAATGGCAATGGGCCGggcttgggccgggtattggtaatcccaggcCCGTACCCGGTTGTAATTATTTGGCCCATACCCGGcccgttacccgtcgggtatttttcgggtaattacccgtcgggtatcgggcatacccgcgggtatcgggtatactcgttaatttcttaaaaatacaCGTTAGGACAAATATGCAATTTttactttgatgtttatataatttactattttaatgactataataaatgaaaatatgACTAATAACTTCTATATCATAATCAGACCACATATACTAAACTAAATTAAAacgattacttaattaagtaattgtATCAGAACCACCTATTTATATAAAACATCCACATAATAAAGGGTGATAGTTTCCATATCCAATATACAtacttaaaaataagttatatgtTAACTAAACACTTGCCAAATAAATAGCCACATATGACTATATAGAAGGTAATAAGTACATTtactaagtttatatatatggaaatctataattcgggtattattcgggtaaatgggccgggtatcggacgggtatcactaaatcccatacccgtacccatacccgaattttttctatttttaagcccgtacccggcccatacccattgggcttcgggtatacccggcccgtatatttcgggtttcgggtatacccgtcgggcttgggcttttttgccatccctagcTGTAGCAAATGCCTATTTTTGTagtagtgtgtatatatatatatatatatatatatatatatatatatatatatatatttgatatatatgaTCAAATTTATCATGTGGCCATCAGGTAAACAGATCTTAATTAAAGACAATCACTATGTTATGTTATTCCACATTAACTATATGTAAAATCACTAACATTTGATTTGGCAGAACTTGTAAACACTGTCAACCAATGATCACTTGAAATGCTTAGCTTCATATTATATGGGAGTTATACAGAAAATGGTGTTGCAACAACCAAAAGAGGAACTTTTTTGCGAATCGTAAGGCCAGGTTGTTCATTCATATCTAGATCATCTTCATTTTCTCCATTCGGCAATTGCCAATCAAACTTGTGCAAAAGATTAGCCAACAAACTCTCATTTGTCGTCATTGCAAAAGCAATCCCTGGACATCCCCTCCTTCCAGCACCAAATGGAATCAAATCAAAGTCACGACCTTTAAAATCAATAGTACAATCCAAAAACCTCTCGGGTCGAAACTCATTGGGATCATCCCATACTTTAGGATCTCTCGCAATGGCCCATGCGTTAATGATAACCCTAGTTCCTTTTGCAATGTCATAACCCATAACTTTAGCATCTTGCCTCGCTACTCGAGGAACTAGAGTTGGGATTGGTGGGTGAAGACGAAGCGTTTCTTTCAATACAGCTTTTAAGTACTTCATGTTACCTATGTCATCTTGGTTTATTTGTTGCTTACCCTTAACAATCGTCCTCACTTCGTCTTGTACTTTCTTTAGCACCCTAGGATGTTTAACAAGTTCAGTAAATGCCCATTCCAATACGGTTGCTGTTGTGTCTGTTCCAGCAGTATAAGCGTCCTACAAGAAGTACAAGAGAGTTAAACTATTACTCCTAAGGAATGACAAGTACATTCCATTTTAAGCAAGTTTCCGGAATAACAATGACAAAATGAGGTGATATGTGACAACTGACAACTGACAAATGTATATGTTTACAagttagttaatttaattaatgtATTTGTCTATACATTGTGAATCATTGCCACGACCTGTGAATAAACACGTTCTCACATTAAAAACACACATATAATCACCAGATTTATAACCATATTCAATCGGAAGATAATTGAAATGCAAAAGATTGTGTCATGTGTATTTGATTTGTATGATGTTTGTTTATTTGATTCGTTTGTCTTTATTGttgtgattattattattattattcttattatcaACATGATCGTTTGATACAATCTCCAATTATATAATCCCTTTTAATAATATCATTTAGgaccaatgttttaaaatccggtttttatACTGTACCGGATTTGACTTAGAAACGGTTCAACCGGTACAACCGGCCGGTTTGAACCAGTTTTTAACACATTGTTTAGGACCCTTTCTTTGTCATCCATATATAAAACAAATTAGCTAATAAACATAAAATTGGCACGTCATATAAAACTTATCTGTGTCAATAATTTAGTATGTTCATAAAAACAAATTAGCTTATAAACACAAGATTGACACGTCTAGcattttttattacaaaacttatCTGTGTCAATAATTTGGTATGGTCactaaatttataaaaaaatcttATAAAAATGTATTATTATTTAATGAAATTTACATTTAATACAGGAAATAAAATAAGAATGAGTTTCACGAGAGTCTAGACTGCTCTTAaataatcaaaataaaatattctctctcTCTTTTCTATGATAGAAAACTACTATTACATAAACAAATTCGAAACTATAATTATATATAGAGTAAACTACCATTTTAGTTTCTGAGGTTTGGTTATTTTTGTTACTTTAGTTCAAAATTCAAACCTTTTGCATATGGATCCccgtggtttcagttttattgccattttggttcaaaaatgaaatcaggtcatacttgtcttataaaatcctgcaattttgtcattttcctcaggggcaaatcgggtcatatttgtcttataaaatatggtatttatttaataaaaaagaaatgatcattttgcccctgcggaaaatgacaaaataacaggattttataagacagatatgacctgatttcatttttggaacaaaatagcaataaaactgaaaccacaaggacccaaatacaaaaagtttgagttttagactaaagtaacaaaattgaccaaaccaaaTGGCGGTTTACTCtttatatataaaacaaaaaacaTGATGGTTTTTCAACGGGTGGCCAACGTGGTACTCATGTGGTGGTTTagactttttttgttttttgttttttgtaaACGAAGGAACCCAGTGATGTTTATAAATATTCTATTTGTTACTTGTTTTCGGTTTTGTCATCTTCTAGTAGCCATCCGACttttaattatattatatatgttCCAAATGAAATTTTGGCCATTTTCATTATTCTCTCCTTTTACTTTTATTTTCCCTCTTATAATTTCTTTTGGTTGTAAAATTTATTAcaaaattatattattttgtatatATGAAATATGGTTGGAGCATGTGCCATAAACACATATAGTAATATGGTTATGTAAAACTTTGTTTTCTAATTACTTCACATTAAATTACCTGATTAAACTATAAAAATATAGTTTTCTGTATGTAAGTGTCTAAGATGAGCACGTGATGACAGAAAGAGTCAGCTTCTTTCATGTACTAATTAAAAAACAACCAAACAGATCTAGCGATAGAGAGTTAAAAAAGGGAGTTAATATTATTATTCACACCCCGTTTCTCTATCTCTTTCTATATGTACATAGATATATATAGCGAGAGATAGAGTGAAAAAAAATGTAAGAATAAGATATATAGGGATGTGAGAATAGTAAAAGTCTAAAAAAAATACGAGGAAGTTGAGTTACCAATAGAAGTGCTTTGATCACCAGCCTGTCTAGAGTCACTCCAATCTTGTCATCTTTTTGGATCTTGAGCAATACATCCACAAAGTCTTCTCTTCGACCGCCATCATCCGCGTTCGATTGGCTCCTAAGCCGCTCGTCCACGATTCCATCCAAGAACTCACCGATCTCTCTAGCAACCCGCTCGACTTTCGCATTAAACCCTCTCAACCTATCCACCCATGCAAGTTGAGGAACAAAATCCTCCAAGTTAAGACTACCCAACACCTCAAAAAACTCACCCAACATCTTCCTAAACTTCTTCCCACTCTCCCCTTCACTATACTTCCTTCCAAACGTCACCCTACACACCACATCATTTGTAAACTTCACAAACATATCACTCAAATTCACCACCTCCATATTCTTTATTTTCTCAACCATAACCGCGATCTCTTCTTCCCTAATATCGCGATTCTCTTCGATCTTCTTATTACTCAATAAATGAAGCGTCATGATGCTCTTGACCTGCCTCCAGTACTCGCCATAAGGCGCCACCGAGACTTCTTTCAAGTCACAAAGGAGCACCCGCCACATTTTAACGTCGGGTCTGTTGGCGAATACGATGTCTTGGGTCTTCATTATCTCACGGGCTGCATCGGCTGATGAGACCACTAGAATTGGGACGGAGCCAAGGTGGATTAGCATGAGTGGACCGCCATGTGTTTGGGATAAAGAGTGGAGGGAGTGGTGCAAGAGTGGGGTGATCTGGTGGAGGTTGCCGATCACCGGAagttttggtggtgatggtggtaggtCTGTCTTGGTGGTGGGGCGATTATAGAGTAATTTGATGAGAAATAAGAGGAGGAGTAACGTGGGTAGAGCATACACCAAAGGAACCATGCTTAATTTCTTGGACTCTTTAATGGTTTGTGCACTTGTCTCTATTTATTTATAGATGAAAAAAAAGTCTCTTGGGATATTTAGTGACTTATTAGACTAAtgacttttcttttcttttttatcagctttttatatatattataaaatacAAAAGGATAGTGTGTTTGGTACGAAGTAATTAAAAGACCGAATGAAATAGATCGGTTTGATGTAATGAAAGATAACATGTTTGGTTATAtgtattattaatataataaattatttaGTAAGAAAAATTAATTTCTTCATTTCAACTATCTATATTCTTTaagaaatgtgtttttttttttattcagtCAAGGATCAGAAAGAAAtctacaattattattattatattgtaATTTGTAATATTATACTGTATTATTATATTGTATTATATTATTcatattaatattaaatttattgtattatattatattatattatattatattatattatattattaatattatctttttgttgttattgttgtgcaGAGATATTTTTGGCATTTTTAATCAAGGAGAATTTAATTGtcttttttatttatcaaacaaaacaaGGTAATAATTCATTATATTTTTATAGTCAACTAGAACAATGGTAATAATTTATTTCTTTATTATCCATTTCATTCCTTCGTTAATTCATTTTTCGTTTATTCCATTACTTTATATAACCAGACACTATATAAAAAAGTTACTTCTCAAAATATTTAATTAAAAACTAATGAAACTTAAACGCATTTTCAAACTTTATAATTATCCCATAACTTTATAAGAAAGTCTCACATTACCTATAAAACTATAATAACTTTATAATTATCACATAACTTTATAAGAAAGTCTCACATTACCTATAAAACTATATTAAATATTCATGTCACATCAAACAAGATTTGATTTAACGTATAAGATTGGATTAAGCTTAGATAATTAGTTTTTTTGTTTGGAGTAGGAAAAGTGGAAAACGTTGATTTGGCCGGGATTTCAGTTATGTTTTTAAAATGAGTTCCACTATTCTCACATCTCTAAACCTTATTTTCACATTCTTTTTTCATTCTTTCtcgagtaaattgctaaaatcgtctcTGACGTTTATTCACATTTGCTAGATCCATCCAAAAGAGGTTTTTTTTCTTGTAGGAACCACTGAGATTTCAAAAAagttgctaaatccatccaaaatTACTAACACTCTAACAAAACTAACCTGATAGAGGGGTAATTTAGTCGTTgtcttaatttatttaatttaccCTTTTTTAACAGGTTATATCTTGCCCCCACCCTTTTATaaacaaaaccctaaaacccAATTTTAATTGTATAATTGTATAATTTGTTTTGTTACTCACAATTGAATTCATGTATCTGGTCAAATCTCCTTTACTTTGTGaatttattaatttttattttaatgtataAAGAACTTAATCTTTTATGTTCCTACAGATAAATATGAAAATCTACAATAAAAATGGTAATATAATAAAGTAATTGGAAAATCTATTATCATGAagttaatagaaaaaaaaaaaaaaacaatacaagGCATGTGATTAACTTTAATTGTTCTAATTTAGACTACtcattgtaacaccccgaaaacgggtttggtaatcaaactccgttaatactaaaagacgcgtatagtaccgttagtggtgaaatttacccggtaaatattaggatttatttaattaatcctaatattaaataaaaagtgaataaaagcttttaaggaaataaaatggataaaaggcccgggttaacgggacctaaaataaacttagtcataaatattcccgaacccgctaagttaactaggaatattagacctagttaataagtgggaatattattgaaaatagtgtaacgccctaacacgttATAACTGAAAAGACGTAGCGGAAATACGTACCACAAAATTTCTTTCATAATAAACGTTTTGACCTACTTGATAGTTCATTATAAAACAACACCTTTACAATGTATGCATAACTTATGTCTATCTATTTACATACACAAGCGTTCCCGCACAATCCATCTAGTAACTCGGTCTTTGATCGCTACTCCTTGTGATGAAAATATGTGATTCGTACtacctgcacccaccacatacaaattgaaacattagcatacattatatacaaacaTAATTCTTAATCGTGTAGTCTCGATTTGTTCTATCCACATATTCTTTCCATCCCGTTATCTTTCTAGATATGGTCATTCCATCCGGGTGTCTAATCCTTAGCGAACCTCGATGGAGTACCTGCACCACatttcattctcgaggcacaatgttaataacgtcaatacttaagtgtattgaaaccacgtatgcattacatacataactacgtacatacatacctacacacATTCATACATACACTACTGCGTATAATCATACCTACttacatgcttacatacatacatacatacattactacatacaaacataccttctcacatacttacttacatgcatatatatatacatacattactacatacaaacatacctactcacatacttacatacatgcatacattacggcgtacaaacatacctacttacatgcttacatacatgcatacattacAGCGTACAGACATACCTACTTAGgtgcttacatacatacatacataccttaatacatacaaacatacctactcTCATACTTAATTCATTACCCTGCGTACTCGCTCACACATCCCGAACTGAATCACATGTCATAAACGCTTTTAAAATATCTTTCAGATATGTTTCGGATCTTAAAATGAGTTTCATACTCATccgtaacttaccaagccatttggtagggttaaggaacattataaagacttaacgaggcttggaatgggttcacggggTCCGAGTTCGAGGAAAAACGAAGAAATTTCATAAACAATACAATTGCAtcagacctccaccgtaagctacggtggctaccgtagcttacggtggcccaaAAAGCTTTACGGTGAAATTAACCTGCCTTACGACAGAATTAAAAGCCCAGCAcccg
This is a stretch of genomic DNA from Helianthus annuus cultivar XRQ/B chromosome 16, HanXRQr2.0-SUNRISE, whole genome shotgun sequence. It encodes these proteins:
- the LOC110940935 gene encoding cytochrome P450 71A8; translation: MVPLVYALPTLLLLLFLIKLLYNRPTTKTDLPPSPPKLPVIGNLHQITPLLHHSLHSLSQTHGGPLMLIHLGSVPILVVSSADAAREIMKTQDIVFANRPDVKMWRVLLCDLKEVSVAPYGEYWRQVKSIMTLHLLSNKKIEENRDIREEEIAVMVEKIKNMEVVNLSDMFVKFTNDVVCRVTFGRKYSEGESGKKFRKMLGEFFEVLGSLNLEDFVPQLAWVDRLRGFNAKVERVAREIGEFLDGIVDERLRSQSNADDGGRREDFVDVLLKIQKDDKIGVTLDRLVIKALLLDAYTAGTDTTATVLEWAFTELVKHPRVLKKVQDEVRTIVKGKQQINQDDIGNMKYLKAVLKETLRLHPPIPTLVPRVARQDAKVMGYDIAKGTRVIINAWAIARDPKVWDDPNEFRPERFLDCTIDFKGRDFDLIPFGAGRRGCPGIAFAMTTNESLLANLLHKFDWQLPNGENEDDLDMNEQPGLTIRKKVPLLVVATPFSV